The following coding sequences lie in one Mesorhizobium sp. DCY119 genomic window:
- a CDS encoding DNA recombination protein RmuC, with protein MTDLLSEPILRLGASVFTLGQLLAFGGALFLVLFLVLVAALWRSARARAEAALEAADRAHEADARMTAILQSQAEMQGRMGAMAEVFGSRQAELTQSLSQRLDAMTGRLGQTMTEQTKSTHESLAKLQERLAVIDTAQGNIQSLAGQVVQLQAILSNKQTRGAFGQSRMEAIVADGLPHGAFEFQATLSNGNRPDCLVKMPNGSPSLVIDAKFPLEAWNAIRAAEGTEASKLAAQAFRRDVEIHIRDISEKYLINGETQDTAFMFVPSESVFSEIHENFEALVHRAHRARVVIVSPSLLMLSIQVIQAILKDARMREQAHLIQGEVIRLMEDVSRLDERVRKLQVHFGQTAKDVDDILVSSNKVTRRGQKIEALEFGDGHADEAAAPPPAPARTAESKTGQLRLRVVEERE; from the coding sequence ATGACAGACCTGCTATCCGAGCCGATACTGCGTCTTGGTGCCAGCGTGTTCACGCTCGGCCAGTTGCTTGCCTTTGGCGGAGCGCTGTTTCTCGTCCTGTTTCTTGTGCTCGTCGCGGCACTCTGGCGGTCGGCAAGGGCGCGGGCTGAGGCCGCACTTGAAGCCGCCGATCGTGCTCACGAGGCCGACGCCCGTATGACCGCGATCCTGCAATCGCAGGCCGAGATGCAAGGCCGCATGGGCGCGATGGCCGAAGTGTTCGGCTCGCGGCAGGCCGAACTCACCCAGTCGCTCAGTCAGCGCCTCGACGCGATGACCGGCCGGCTCGGCCAGACCATGACCGAACAGACCAAGTCGACGCATGAAAGCCTCGCCAAGCTGCAGGAACGACTGGCCGTCATCGATACCGCGCAGGGCAACATCCAGTCGCTCGCCGGCCAGGTGGTGCAGCTGCAAGCCATTCTCTCCAACAAGCAGACGCGCGGCGCCTTCGGCCAGTCACGCATGGAGGCGATCGTCGCCGACGGCCTGCCGCACGGCGCCTTTGAGTTCCAGGCCACGCTTTCCAACGGCAACCGGCCGGACTGCCTGGTGAAGATGCCGAACGGCTCGCCGTCGCTGGTCATCGATGCGAAATTCCCGCTGGAAGCGTGGAACGCCATTCGTGCTGCGGAAGGCACTGAGGCGAGCAAGCTTGCGGCACAGGCCTTCCGTCGCGACGTCGAAATCCACATCCGGGATATTTCGGAAAAATACCTGATCAATGGCGAAACGCAGGACACGGCCTTCATGTTCGTGCCCTCGGAATCGGTGTTCAGCGAAATCCATGAGAATTTCGAGGCGCTGGTCCACCGCGCCCACCGTGCCCGCGTCGTCATCGTCTCACCCTCGCTGCTGATGCTGTCGATCCAGGTCATCCAGGCGATCCTGAAAGATGCGCGCATGCGCGAGCAGGCGCATCTCATCCAGGGCGAGGTCATTCGCCTGATGGAGGATGTGTCGCGTCTCGACGAGCGTGTGCGCAAGCTTCAGGTCCATTTCGGCCAGACGGCGAAAGACGTCGACGACATTCTCGTCTCATCCAACAAGGTCACCCGGCGCGGCCAGAAGATCGAGGCGCTGGAGTTCGGCGACGGCCACGCCGACGAAGCAGCCGCTCCGCCTCCGGCACCCGCACGAACCGCCGAATCCAAGACCGGGCAGTTGCGGCTGCGCGTCGTTGAAGAACGGGAATGA
- a CDS encoding patatin-like phospholipase family protein, with translation MSSSESGKGSKPGKIEMPEGPGIAAYHAEHPDNWWGEKNRMRTDRQSILQYEQQIIRRRRAKHKNGSSSAAPAEGSQPKLVVQSPVGTKPAEDQPGDERKLLDDLTGLALSGGGIRAATFSLGVLQALDRYGIINRLDYLSTVSGGGYIGSSLSATLVKGNGEFAFGSSPQGTSLGAKPSKMLSASELADSDAVGHLRNYSNFLIPKGLGDVLTAAAVVVRGLTANAALILWIPLLLAALTVFSNPTRADLVKSDLFGFTLYWPPVQHFAVTLVFLASAFIYFFVWALLRSAVRAQMLADAVGRAPFYGALVLIAVALVAFIEFQPLAVNVLFDAIAPPKPMPGAPVAEGGRSFLTWLGLMLAPITAVITFFRQTLKSYLADTYYSKTYAALLARGTATLILWIGALALPLLIWIFYLHLSYWAIADGDDPATRFAHSPNWFLWLKEYLGGIAWVPYLVLGLLLFFFSFWLKSNANSLHHLYRDRLSRAFHFDPQSFRPGKPDPDSYIPQLTELASEDTPYHLINTAINVQSSAEANRRGRNADFFLFSPLFVGSRVTGYIPTRAYAHKKIDNPLDVATAVAISGASASSNMGSQTIRALSPTLAMLNVRLGYWLRNPSSVLKLIGGEPLEETVPMSDMVRKSRSFLRKLKEILGTNGHFFLFFEMFGFLDEESSYVYLTDGGHIENLGIYELLRRRCKVIVVVDAETDPQMRFGSFIALQIHSRIDLGVRIDLPMEAIRKATLDTQKTISADAAGTAPAPLTPEKAAENGHAKPLMPHIAIGQIHYGKNHSGTLVYIKASLTGDENDYLLDYARRNPTFPHESTGDQFFTEEQFEVYRALGFHITDRFFGAKDDAIAMTADKCAARKVKDTMDPRIADIHNCLLP, from the coding sequence GTGAGCAGCAGTGAATCGGGCAAAGGCAGCAAACCGGGCAAGATCGAGATGCCCGAAGGGCCGGGCATTGCCGCCTACCATGCCGAACATCCGGACAATTGGTGGGGCGAAAAGAACCGGATGCGCACCGACCGCCAATCCATCCTCCAATACGAACAGCAGATCATTCGCCGGCGGCGCGCCAAGCATAAAAATGGCAGTTCTTCCGCTGCCCCGGCCGAAGGATCCCAACCCAAGCTGGTGGTCCAGAGCCCCGTAGGCACCAAGCCGGCAGAGGACCAGCCGGGCGACGAGCGCAAATTGCTCGACGATCTCACCGGCCTCGCGCTGTCGGGCGGCGGCATCAGGGCAGCGACCTTTTCGCTCGGCGTCCTCCAGGCGCTGGACCGCTACGGCATCATCAACCGTCTCGACTATCTGTCGACCGTCTCCGGCGGCGGCTATATCGGCAGTTCGCTCAGCGCGACGCTGGTCAAGGGAAACGGCGAGTTCGCCTTCGGCTCTTCACCGCAAGGCACCTCGCTCGGCGCCAAGCCCTCCAAGATGCTCAGCGCCTCCGAGCTTGCCGACAGCGACGCCGTCGGGCATCTGCGCAATTATTCGAACTTCCTCATTCCGAAAGGCCTGGGCGACGTGCTGACCGCGGCGGCAGTCGTGGTGCGCGGCCTTACCGCCAATGCGGCGCTGATCCTGTGGATTCCGCTTCTTCTGGCAGCCCTGACCGTCTTTTCCAATCCGACACGCGCCGATCTCGTCAAGTCGGACCTGTTCGGCTTCACGCTCTACTGGCCTCCCGTCCAGCATTTCGCGGTCACGCTGGTCTTCCTCGCCAGCGCCTTCATCTATTTCTTCGTCTGGGCGCTGCTGCGCTCGGCCGTGCGGGCGCAGATGCTCGCCGACGCGGTCGGGCGCGCGCCGTTTTACGGCGCGCTGGTGCTGATCGCGGTGGCGCTGGTGGCTTTCATCGAGTTCCAGCCCCTGGCGGTCAATGTGCTGTTCGACGCCATAGCGCCGCCCAAACCCATGCCCGGCGCGCCCGTAGCCGAAGGCGGAAGGAGCTTTCTCACCTGGCTTGGGCTGATGCTTGCGCCGATAACGGCCGTCATCACCTTCTTTCGCCAGACGCTGAAGTCCTATCTGGCCGATACCTATTACAGCAAGACCTACGCCGCATTGCTGGCGCGGGGAACGGCCACCCTGATCCTGTGGATCGGCGCGCTGGCACTGCCCTTGCTGATCTGGATCTTCTACCTGCATCTCAGCTACTGGGCGATCGCCGACGGCGACGACCCGGCCACGCGCTTCGCGCACAGCCCCAACTGGTTCCTGTGGCTCAAGGAGTATCTCGGCGGGATTGCCTGGGTACCCTATCTCGTGCTCGGCCTGCTGTTGTTCTTCTTTTCTTTCTGGCTGAAATCGAATGCCAATTCCCTGCATCACCTCTATCGCGACCGGCTATCACGCGCCTTCCATTTCGACCCGCAGTCGTTTCGTCCCGGCAAGCCGGACCCCGACAGCTATATTCCGCAACTGACGGAACTGGCATCGGAAGACACGCCCTATCACCTCATAAACACCGCCATAAACGTGCAGTCGTCGGCGGAGGCCAACCGGCGCGGGCGCAATGCCGATTTCTTCCTGTTCTCGCCACTGTTCGTCGGCAGCCGTGTCACCGGCTATATCCCGACGCGGGCCTATGCCCACAAGAAGATCGACAATCCGCTCGACGTAGCGACCGCCGTCGCGATTTCGGGTGCATCGGCATCGTCCAACATGGGATCGCAGACGATAAGGGCGCTATCGCCGACGCTTGCCATGCTCAATGTGCGGCTCGGCTACTGGCTGCGCAACCCGAGCAGCGTGTTGAAGCTTATCGGCGGCGAGCCGCTGGAAGAGACGGTGCCGATGTCGGACATGGTCCGCAAAAGCCGGTCATTCCTGCGAAAGCTCAAGGAAATCCTCGGCACCAATGGCCATTTCTTCCTGTTCTTCGAAATGTTCGGCTTCCTCGACGAGGAGAGCAGCTACGTCTACCTCACCGATGGCGGCCATATCGAGAATCTCGGCATCTATGAACTCCTGCGCCGCCGCTGCAAGGTCATCGTCGTCGTCGACGCCGAGACCGATCCGCAGATGCGCTTCGGTTCCTTCATCGCCTTGCAAATTCATTCACGGATCGATCTTGGCGTACGCATCGACCTGCCCATGGAAGCGATCCGCAAGGCGACGCTGGACACGCAGAAGACTATCTCCGCCGACGCCGCCGGCACCGCTCCCGCACCCCTGACGCCGGAAAAAGCCGCAGAAAACGGGCATGCCAAGCCTTTGATGCCGCATATCGCGATCGGCCAGATTCATTACGGCAAGAACCATTCCGGCACGCTCGTCTACATCAAGGCATCGCTGACCGGCGACGAGAACGACTATCTGCTGGATTATGCGCGGCGCAACCCGACCTTCCCACATGAATCGACCGGCGACCAGTTCTTCACCGAAGAGCAGTTCGAGGTCTACCGCGCGCTCGGCTTCCACATCACCGACCGGTTCTTCGGCGCGAAGGACGATGCCATTGCCATGACGGCCGACAAATGCGCTGCCCGCAAGGTCAAGGACACGATGGACCCGCGCATCGCCGACATCCACAACTGCCTGCTGCCGTAA
- a CDS encoding GFA family protein, with translation MRIDGGCHCGAITYRAEVDPEKTTICHCTDCQQLTGTAFRVSVRAPEDKYEITKGTPKIYVKIGANGARRAQGFCENCGSHLFATSADEGPKVYGIRVGTVRQREELVPRRQFWHRSALHWLPEFEAMETVETQ, from the coding sequence ATGCGAATAGACGGCGGATGCCATTGCGGCGCCATCACCTACCGGGCCGAGGTCGATCCCGAGAAGACGACGATCTGCCACTGCACGGATTGCCAGCAACTCACCGGCACGGCCTTCCGGGTCAGTGTGCGGGCGCCGGAAGACAAGTACGAGATCACCAAGGGAACGCCGAAGATATACGTCAAGATCGGCGCCAACGGCGCCCGGCGCGCGCAGGGTTTTTGCGAGAACTGCGGCTCGCATCTCTTCGCCACCTCGGCCGACGAGGGGCCGAAGGTCTACGGAATAAGGGTGGGCACGGTGAGGCAGCGCGAGGAGCTGGTGCCGAGAAGGCAGTTCTGGCATCGCTCGGCGCTGCACTGGCTGCCGGAATTCGAGGCCATGGAGACCGTGGAGACGCAGTAG
- a CDS encoding cation diffusion facilitator family transporter has protein sequence MAAHSGSKKVIYAALAGNLAIAVTKFIAAFFTGSSAMLSEGVHSLVDTGNGGLLLYGLRRANRPPDATHPLGHGRELYFWSFIVALLVFALGAGVSFYEGVIHILDPEPVRNPTVNYVVLGLSFLFESASWWVALKEFRQAKGRLGYLDAVRQSKDPSVFTVLFEDSAALLGLIIAFVGIFCAQIFAMPELDGVASIGISIILASTAIFLARESKGLLMGEAALPEVQKAVLALAQADPAVQRANGILTVHLGPEEIVAALSLEFEDHMTAPEIETCVERLEAKLRKEMPQITALFVKPQTTGTWERRRKAIVDEAKE, from the coding sequence ATGGCTGCGCATTCCGGCTCCAAGAAGGTGATCTACGCGGCACTTGCCGGCAATCTCGCCATCGCGGTCACCAAATTCATAGCCGCTTTCTTCACCGGCAGTTCGGCCATGTTGTCGGAAGGCGTGCATTCGCTGGTCGATACCGGCAATGGCGGACTGCTGCTTTACGGGCTGAGGCGCGCCAACAGGCCGCCGGATGCGACCCACCCGCTCGGCCATGGCCGGGAGCTTTATTTCTGGAGCTTCATCGTCGCCCTGCTGGTCTTCGCGCTCGGCGCCGGCGTCTCCTTCTACGAGGGCGTCATCCACATCCTCGACCCGGAGCCGGTGCGCAACCCGACCGTCAACTATGTCGTGCTCGGCCTGTCCTTCCTGTTCGAAAGCGCATCGTGGTGGGTGGCGCTGAAGGAGTTCCGCCAGGCCAAGGGCCGGCTCGGCTATCTCGACGCGGTGCGCCAGAGCAAGGATCCGAGCGTGTTCACGGTGCTGTTCGAGGATAGCGCTGCCTTGCTCGGGCTGATCATCGCTTTCGTCGGCATTTTCTGCGCGCAGATATTCGCCATGCCGGAACTCGACGGCGTCGCCTCCATCGGCATCAGCATCATCCTCGCATCGACGGCGATCTTTCTCGCCCGCGAGAGCAAGGGCCTGCTGATGGGCGAGGCGGCCTTGCCGGAGGTCCAGAAGGCGGTGCTGGCGCTGGCGCAGGCAGACCCCGCCGTGCAGCGCGCCAATGGCATCCTGACCGTGCACCTCGGGCCGGAAGAGATCGTCGCCGCGCTCAGCCTCGAATTCGAGGACCATATGACGGCGCCGGAGATCGAAACCTGCGTCGAGCGCCTGGAGGCGAAGCTGCGCAAGGAGATGCCTCAGATCACCGCCTTGTTCGTCAAGCCGCAGACCACGGGAACCTGGGAGCGCCGGCGCAAGGCGATTGTCGACGAGGCGAAGGAATAG
- a CDS encoding DUF6481 family protein: MAIYKEQDFSERRNAANEARKALLERFKSRPAEDDPEVQARKAERQAILEAREKRNAEKEKLKQERLAREAIEKAEREAAAEAARIAAEEAAAAEAKIREAEETDRITRLLADEAERKAKRDARYAARKARGGRMPLPPRP; this comes from the coding sequence TTGGCTATCTACAAGGAACAAGATTTCTCCGAGCGGCGCAATGCCGCAAACGAAGCAAGAAAAGCCCTGCTGGAACGCTTCAAGTCACGTCCGGCTGAAGACGATCCGGAGGTTCAGGCTCGCAAGGCCGAGCGTCAGGCGATCCTCGAGGCGCGCGAAAAGCGCAATGCCGAAAAGGAAAAGCTGAAGCAGGAGCGGCTGGCTCGCGAGGCGATCGAAAAGGCCGAGCGCGAAGCGGCGGCTGAAGCTGCCCGCATCGCAGCAGAGGAAGCTGCGGCTGCGGAAGCGAAAATCCGCGAAGCGGAAGAGACCGACCGCATCACGCGGTTGCTCGCCGACGAAGCCGAACGCAAGGCCAAGCGCGACGCGCGCTATGCCGCGCGCAAAGCACGCGGCGGCCGTATGCCGCTGCCGCCCAGGCCGTAA
- a CDS encoding LLM class flavin-dependent oxidoreductase — protein sequence MELGLYTFADVSLKPGPDAISPHQRLRNLVEEIELADQVGLDVFGLGEHHRPDYAASAPVVALAAAAERTKRIKLTSAVTVLSSDDPVRVFQQFSTLDLLSGGRAEIMAGRGSFIESFPLFGYNLEDYDQLFTEKLDLLLALRDSERVTWTGEMRAPINDRGVYPRPFQDKLPIWIAVGGTPTSVARAGALGLPLALAIIGGEPARFAPLFDLYRQAASRAGHDPATLATSINVHGFVGETTAQAADDFYEPQAEVMNRIGRERGWGPTSRAHYDQSRSQSGALFVGNPEQVAEKIVANHKLFKNDRFLLQMAIGIMPHAKIMKAIELFGTKVAPIVRRETAVKELSLAEG from the coding sequence ATGGAACTCGGCCTCTATACCTTCGCGGATGTCAGCCTGAAACCCGGGCCTGACGCCATCTCGCCACATCAGCGCCTACGTAACCTCGTCGAGGAAATCGAACTTGCCGACCAGGTCGGGCTCGACGTGTTCGGCCTGGGCGAACACCACCGCCCGGACTACGCGGCTTCCGCACCCGTCGTGGCGCTGGCAGCCGCTGCCGAGCGCACCAAGCGCATAAAGCTCACAAGTGCGGTCACGGTGCTGTCGTCGGACGACCCGGTGCGCGTCTTCCAGCAATTCTCGACGCTTGACCTGCTTTCGGGCGGGCGGGCCGAGATCATGGCGGGGCGAGGCTCCTTCATCGAATCCTTCCCGCTGTTCGGCTACAATCTGGAAGACTACGACCAGCTCTTCACTGAGAAGCTCGACCTGCTGCTGGCGTTGCGCGACAGCGAGCGCGTGACCTGGACGGGCGAGATGCGCGCGCCGATCAACGATCGCGGCGTCTATCCCCGCCCCTTCCAGGACAAGCTGCCGATCTGGATTGCTGTCGGCGGCACGCCGACTTCGGTGGCGCGCGCCGGCGCACTCGGCCTGCCGCTGGCGCTTGCCATCATCGGCGGCGAGCCGGCGCGCTTCGCACCTTTGTTCGACCTCTACCGTCAGGCGGCATCGCGTGCCGGTCACGATCCGGCGACCCTTGCCACCAGCATCAATGTCCACGGCTTCGTCGGCGAGACCACCGCGCAGGCGGCAGACGACTTCTACGAGCCGCAGGCCGAGGTGATGAACCGCATCGGCCGCGAGCGCGGCTGGGGTCCGACGTCGCGGGCGCATTACGACCAGTCGCGGTCCCAGAGCGGCGCGCTGTTCGTCGGCAATCCCGAGCAGGTCGCCGAAAAGATCGTCGCCAATCACAAGCTGTTCAAGAACGACCGCTTCCTGCTGCAGATGGCCATCGGCATCATGCCGCATGCCAAGATCATGAAGGCGATCGAACTGTTCGGCACCAAGGTCGCCCCTATCGTTCGGCGCGAGACGGCGGTGAAGGAGCTTTCGCTGGCCGAAGGCTGA
- a CDS encoding AI-2E family transporter → MKTETASPAADPSAAARTASDTRLMRSLLIGIFMFMAIYALYFGRDFFMPVILACLLALMLTPIVRFLRKRGIPEAVSATILVVVSVLGIGLAGYLLSGPVIALVNDAPAIGRQLTERLAHLRHPFEQMISISHQVERVTETAQEPGVQKVVVAQPGIISQAAGNLLSAGTTTAITFVLSLFLLASGTMFYEKIIQSFTRLSEKKRALRVVYDVEREISRYLLTVALINLGLGVAIGLGLWAIGMPNPFVWGVAATLLNFLPYIGALITILLVAVIAIVSFDSLSYAMVAPLFVVCCNIIEGQFITPLVVGRRLEINAVAIFVAVAFWSWLWGFVGALIAVPLLVIVKVFCDHFESLHHVGNFLAAQQTAEPEEEEAEEPAKAA, encoded by the coding sequence ATGAAAACTGAAACGGCCAGCCCTGCCGCCGATCCGTCGGCTGCGGCACGAACAGCGTCGGACACAAGGCTCATGCGCTCGCTGCTCATCGGCATCTTCATGTTCATGGCAATCTACGCGCTCTATTTTGGGCGCGATTTTTTCATGCCGGTCATTCTGGCCTGCCTGCTGGCGCTGATGCTGACGCCGATCGTGCGCTTCCTGCGCAAGCGCGGCATTCCCGAAGCCGTGTCTGCCACCATACTGGTCGTCGTTTCCGTGCTCGGCATCGGCCTCGCCGGCTATCTGCTCAGCGGCCCGGTGATCGCGCTGGTCAATGATGCGCCGGCGATCGGCCGCCAGTTGACCGAGCGCCTCGCCCATCTGCGCCACCCCTTCGAACAGATGATAAGCATTTCCCATCAGGTCGAGCGCGTCACCGAAACCGCGCAGGAGCCGGGCGTGCAGAAGGTCGTCGTCGCGCAGCCCGGCATCATATCGCAGGCAGCCGGCAACCTGCTGTCCGCCGGCACGACGACTGCCATCACCTTCGTGCTGTCGCTGTTCCTGCTCGCCTCGGGCACGATGTTTTATGAGAAGATCATCCAGTCCTTCACCCGCCTCAGCGAGAAGAAGCGGGCGCTGCGCGTGGTCTATGATGTCGAGCGCGAGATTTCGCGCTACCTGCTCACCGTCGCGCTCATCAATCTTGGTCTCGGCGTCGCTATCGGGCTTGGCCTGTGGGCTATCGGCATGCCGAACCCGTTCGTCTGGGGCGTCGCCGCCACGCTGCTGAATTTCCTGCCCTATATCGGCGCATTGATCACCATCCTGCTTGTCGCGGTGATCGCCATCGTCAGCTTCGACAGCCTGTCCTATGCGATGGTCGCACCGCTCTTCGTGGTCTGCTGCAACATCATCGAAGGCCAGTTCATAACCCCGCTCGTGGTCGGCCGAAGGCTGGAGATCAACGCGGTGGCGATCTTCGTCGCGGTTGCCTTCTGGTCATGGCTGTGGGGCTTCGTCGGCGCGCTCATCGCGGTGCCGCTGCTCGTCATCGTCAAGGTCTTCTGCGATCATTTCGAGAGCCTGCATCACGTCGGCAATTTTCTGGCCGCCCAGCAAACCGCCGAGCCGGAGGAAGAAGAGGCAGAGGAACCGGCAAAAGCGGCCTGA
- a CDS encoding LLM class flavin-dependent oxidoreductase codes for MIPLSVLDLSPITEGSTASQSLANTLDLARHAERLGYNRYWLAEHHNMAGIASAATSVVIAHVAGGTKTIRVGAGGIMLPNHAPLVIAEQFGTLAALHPGRIDLGLGRAPGTDMNTARALRRNLEAGVDNFPQDVVELINYFAPAEPGQRVRAVPGEGQNVPVWILGSSTYGAQLAAMLGLPYAFASHFAPAELEHAIDIYRSRFQPSQFLDKPYVMLGLNVFAAETDAEAKFLFTSLQQAFVNLRTGHPGPLPAPVENYDADLDPMAKAMLAQALSCAIVGSPQTVRTGLDAFIRRTGADELMVTAQMFDHAARIRSFEILAEAHKELSQAA; via the coding sequence GTGATTCCACTTTCCGTTCTAGACCTGTCGCCGATCACCGAGGGCAGCACCGCCTCGCAATCGCTCGCCAACACGCTCGACCTGGCCCGCCACGCCGAGCGGCTCGGCTATAACCGCTACTGGCTGGCCGAGCATCACAACATGGCGGGCATCGCCAGTGCCGCCACCTCCGTGGTGATTGCCCATGTCGCCGGCGGCACCAAGACGATCCGCGTCGGTGCGGGCGGCATCATGCTGCCCAACCACGCCCCGCTGGTGATTGCCGAGCAGTTCGGCACGTTGGCTGCCCTTCACCCCGGCCGCATCGATCTCGGCCTTGGCCGCGCGCCGGGCACCGACATGAACACGGCCCGCGCGCTGCGCCGCAATCTCGAGGCCGGCGTCGACAATTTCCCGCAGGACGTGGTCGAGCTCATCAATTATTTCGCGCCTGCCGAGCCCGGCCAGCGCGTGCGCGCCGTGCCCGGAGAAGGCCAGAACGTGCCGGTGTGGATACTCGGCTCCTCCACCTATGGCGCGCAGCTCGCCGCCATGCTCGGCCTGCCCTATGCCTTTGCCTCGCATTTCGCCCCGGCAGAACTGGAGCATGCGATCGATATCTACCGCTCGCGCTTCCAGCCGTCGCAATTCCTGGACAAGCCTTACGTCATGCTCGGCCTGAACGTGTTTGCCGCCGAGACTGACGCGGAAGCAAAGTTCCTGTTCACCTCGCTGCAGCAGGCCTTCGTCAATCTGCGCACCGGCCACCCCGGCCCGCTGCCGGCACCTGTCGAGAACTACGACGCCGACCTCGACCCGATGGCCAAGGCCATGCTGGCGCAGGCGCTTTCCTGCGCCATCGTCGGTTCGCCGCAGACTGTGCGTACCGGCCTCGACGCCTTCATCCGCCGCACCGGCGCTGACGAGCTGATGGTGACGGCGCAGATGTTCGACCATGCCGCGCGGATCAGGTCGTTCGAGATCCTTGCGGAAGCGCATAAGGAGCTGTCGCAGGCGGCTTGA
- a CDS encoding lytic murein transglycosylase: MMRYLTAILFSLAVAFAAFPASAARIDDQFQAWLKSDLWPEAKSRGISQKTFDAAFSGVSPDLKLPDLVMPGTKPKTPQKQHQAEFGSPGSYFAPIGNVTAGGRSRAGQYAKTLAAIEKRYGVPGEVVLAIWGRESGFGTAKIPYNAFEVLGTKAFMATRKDMFRKEVLAALEIVQRGLADPGQMKSSWAGALGQPQFLPTSFLKHAVDFDGDGHPDIWNSVPDTLASIANYLVHYGWVKGRDWGFEVTVPDSVSCSLEGPDQGKKISQWAAMGIARIGGKPFPASELKAEGFLLMPAGRSGPAFIVTPNFYVLKEYNMSDLYALFIGHGADRIAHGDKGFSGAWGKVGGLYRSDVAAMQRGLEKAGYDVGSADGLPGFKTRRSIGVWQAKNGRAATCYPDKGLVEAMR, encoded by the coding sequence TGGCCCGAAGCCAAGAGTCGCGGCATTTCCCAAAAGACCTTCGACGCTGCCTTTTCCGGTGTTTCGCCCGATCTGAAGCTGCCCGATCTGGTCATGCCGGGCACCAAGCCGAAGACGCCGCAGAAGCAGCATCAGGCCGAGTTCGGCTCGCCGGGCAGCTATTTCGCGCCGATCGGCAATGTCACCGCCGGCGGCCGCTCGCGCGCCGGGCAATATGCCAAGACGCTGGCTGCGATCGAGAAGCGCTACGGCGTGCCGGGCGAGGTGGTATTGGCGATATGGGGCCGCGAGTCGGGCTTTGGTACGGCGAAAATCCCCTACAACGCCTTCGAGGTGCTGGGCACCAAGGCGTTCATGGCGACCCGCAAGGACATGTTTCGCAAGGAGGTGCTGGCCGCACTCGAAATCGTCCAGCGCGGGCTTGCAGATCCCGGCCAGATGAAATCGTCATGGGCCGGCGCGCTCGGCCAGCCGCAATTCCTGCCGACGTCCTTCCTCAAGCATGCGGTCGATTTCGACGGCGACGGCCATCCCGACATCTGGAACTCCGTGCCCGACACGCTGGCCTCCATCGCCAATTACCTCGTCCACTACGGCTGGGTGAAAGGCCGCGACTGGGGGTTCGAGGTAACCGTGCCGGACAGCGTCTCTTGCTCGCTCGAAGGGCCGGATCAGGGCAAGAAAATATCGCAATGGGCGGCGATGGGCATTGCCCGCATCGGCGGCAAGCCGTTTCCGGCCAGTGAGTTGAAGGCCGAAGGCTTCCTGCTGATGCCGGCGGGACGCAGCGGCCCGGCCTTCATCGTCACGCCGAATTTCTATGTGCTCAAGGAATACAATATGAGCGATCTCTATGCGCTGTTCATCGGCCATGGTGCTGATCGCATCGCGCATGGCGACAAGGGGTTTTCCGGTGCCTGGGGCAAGGTCGGCGGGCTTTACCGGTCGGACGTGGCGGCGATGCAGCGCGGTCTTGAAAAGGCCGGCTACGATGTCGGCAGCGCCGACGGCCTGCCCGGCTTCAAGACGCGCCGCTCGATCGGCGTCTGGCAGGCCAAGAACGGCCGCGCGGCGACGTGTTATCCGGACAAGGGGTTGGTTGAAGCGATGCGCTGA